The genomic interval ATTAAcctgaagaaaaaaaaacacacagAATGTCACAAATCACTGCTCGAATGCTATGCCAAAGGTTCACAATTTGTGGTCTCCTAGTCTAACTACCTGCTGAGTGTTGTACACTACAGTCTTACAATCAGGAAGGATGCTGATGGAGTGACGAGGAAGGAAGTAATCAGCACCCTTAAACTTTACGGTGCCATCGAGCTTTGTGTTTGTATTCGTGAGGAAGGCGACGCAGATGCTGTTCTCCGGTATCTCATACAACCGTGCCTGCCAATTCAAAGAGTTGATGTCTCAATTGTGTGTTGACACTGAACACAACAAAGTTGGTTGATACAATTGAGTCCTGATTTAGGATCACTAAACAGGTTTTAGTTGCTTAATAAGTTAAACCATGATATTACTGAACACCACAAATCTCCTGTTCTTCTTTAAATTTACCTCAAAACCAGGTGCAAACTTTTGCAAAGAATTAGAACCCCAGAGCAATCCTTTCCTGCACAGCTTCAGTGCAGCATGCAAATCCCTGAGATGGCCCCATTTAGGTTCCTTCAGCAGGCCTTGATCATCACCATGAAACAGTGAAAATTGAGAATTCAATCTCATGATCATTAAAGCAAATGTAAAAGATTAGAACTTCAAGTTATTATAATCACTAACCATATTCATCGAGCGGGCCTTCGTCGTAGTATCTGGTCATCACAAAAGCAGCTCCTGTCCTTCCAAAATTAGTTCCACCATGATACTgagtgaaaattttgaaatatcaaTGCCAAGTTATATTGAAGTTCCAACTATTTGGGATCAAGCTGCATACCATGTAGTAGTTAACGAGTGAGCCGTTCTTCGAGAAGAAGCGCGCCACCGAGTATGAAAGATCCTCTGCTGATCTTTGAGACGGCGGATCACCGAATACCCGGTACCTGAATGAATTGAAAAGGAACTTCTTAGTCCAATCAAACTCACAATCAAGAAAACAAAATTAACTTACTGAGCAGTCCAGTTCTCAGTCCAAAGAGAAGGCTTGGTTGGAGAGTTTGGGCCTGTGAAAGTATCCCCACAGTTCCTTCCATTGCAGGTGTTGATCTGAACATTAACAAGCACATTTATATCGAAACTGAAACAAAAAGAAGAACACCTTCATGTTAGTTATGTTTGTTACTCGCCACTGTGCCGGGAGCATCATTCTGCTTACACATAACCCAAGGAACACCGACGTCGAGGCCGACCGCCATGTTTCCGGCCCACTTTATGTAGTTGGCGGCTCCCGGAAATGCTGCCGCAATGTTGTTGTACTCGTTCTCTATCTGGTGGAACATGGAATTCTGTTACTAACTAACTAACAAGTAAAGTAGGGAAAATTTAAATGTAAATGTATTTATTAGACCTGAGCAAGAATGATGGGACCTCCTTGAGGAGCAAAGAGCTTCTCATCCTTCATTTTCTGCACAATCATCTTTGCATATCTCTCCATATGATTCTGCAGCACgaggtaattaattaaatataattcattCCTCCATAAAACTAACAAGAATCTGAAAATTATaattgaaagaaaaataataatcattaatTGCCTTGAAGGGTTCATCGTCTGTCCTGAAAGTGATGTCTGGAACCTCCCTGAGCCAATATGGCAACCCTCTGCATGGAATTAATTATCgatcaattaaattgaattaaacttcaatttatcaagAAATTAATTCATAGATTAATTAATAACTTGGACTCTGCTACTCGATCGATCACTCACCCATGATTCCATTCTCCTTGGATGAAGGGGCCGATCCTGAGGACGACATACATCTCCTCAGACTGCACTAGCTTGATGAATTTGACCAAGTCATAATTCCCTTCGAAATTGAACTGGTTAATGGaagaaaaaacaaacaaataaatcaaAATGTATATAGCAACTATGAAATGATCAGAATAAATTACGTACCTGGCCATACACAGGCTCATGGGCGTTCCAAAACACATAGGTTTCGATGGCATTCAATCCTCCTTCCTTGGCCTTCTTGATAAGATCAGGCCACATCTGATTAAATTAAAGAAGAGTAATTAATGTAAAAGCTTTTGATCATAATAATACAAGGCATGcaatattattaattatatatatatatatacttcggTGGTGCTACGTGTGTAATGAATTGATCCAGAAAAAAACAGATCTCTTTTTCCATCGACGAATAAAGAGCGGCCATCGTAGGTCACTTCTTGCGCTCCATGAACGGTACTGGTACTGCCCACGAGGAAGGTGAGAAGGAACAGGATTGTCATGACCTTCGACGACTCTAGCATGACTAGATCTTTAATTTAGTGGTTGTCAAAcgaatgaatgaatgaatattatggtaaaagacgaatacgctcgtcccTAGCAttcccgtcaacccgtcccaaggtcaaCGCAGAGGAGgtaatgaatgaatgaatgaatatgattatatatatgattGTTCATTTCATCATGAATTGTTTGTAACAGGGAGATCAAGGCTAGCTCAGTCAGTGGCTCTTAATAGTCGAGAATTAAGGAGAGGGAATATAAAAAATAGGAATTTGGTCTGTGTGATTTCCTTGTTTCTTGGGGTCCGATCGAGGATGGCGGTAGGAGTGGTGATGGATGGTTCATATGACCTCCTAATTCTTCTCTCTTCCATTGTCCTACACGTTATATACCTGTCCATCGTGAGGAAATAGCTAGGCTTAATTATAGAATTGGAGAAATAATCAAACCAACCCTGAAACTTTCTAGATGCATGTTAAATCGAGCATTCATGATTATACTACTACAAATTTGGATATGTTTTCATTAGGAAGAATGCaatttgtcaattttttttttaaataagtgctTCCGTAAAGAATTGAGCATTCTTgaacaaattaatatttaattcaatcaaattagtttgtgttcgttaaataataaaattatatataacataAATAAGAATAAATATTAATTAGCTTATAAAccatttaagaataaatttatttatataaaatttaatttttatttaaatcaaTATAAATTTCATGTATTAATTAGAGTTCAACCTCTTGTATAAATTACAAAAATAATAATGCTATTAATTAAGTtccataaaaaaaaacacaaggtcaataaaattttaataaataaattcaatgagaaaataaataaatttgaattttataaattacATGCTGATGCTTTGATAGGGCTCGTCTTCCGTGAGCTGCAGGGAGAGGAGATTTGTAAGGCCATGGCCATGCCTCTCAAGTTGAAGGCACGTAATGCACTGCACTCAAGGTTCTCTTTGCCTTCCGGTGTTTGGGGAAAAAAcaagtgtttttcttcttctttttgtgccATACGTGCACAACAAACAGCAAAAAATGGAGCTTCAATCAACACGAAATTGCCCAGCATAAATAATCAAATGCACTAAATTCACTAAAAGaacatattatttttctttcgatAAACAAATGAAAAAAGTACCACCAAATATTAATGCACTTCAATGTTTTTCCCACACAGAAAAAAATACAAGTTTTACTTGTACATTTTCTAAATTTAAGGACAAACGCACCAGTCGCTTGCATAACAAGAACCTAACCCTATAAGTTAGGCCCTTTATTACTTTTACCATGATCATGTACAGATAAATAAGCCTTCAACCATGTTGAGGTCCAAAATTACAGGTAACCGTAAAAAAGCTATGGATTATACGACCTCGATAAAGACTTGAGTTGCATTGGATGAAAATTAACAGTTGATAAATAActgttatgaaaaataaatacaaGATGGGCTGGCGAAGCCGCTACTTTGATCGGCAGATGAGCTAGCTCTGCAAAAGGGATTTCAGTAGAACTATACACAAAATGGAGATCTCCTACATGAAGTAGCTTAAAGAATTCTTCTTTCTTGACCCTCCTTCACCATAGAGCTCATTCCACTGAACAAGCTCATTCATATTCGTAGATTCAGATGACACACTCGCACAAACCTGCAAGTAAAAATTCAGTAAATAATTATTTTGCATTAAAGAATTTCATGTTACAGG from Zingiber officinale cultivar Zhangliang chromosome 6B, Zo_v1.1, whole genome shotgun sequence carries:
- the LOC121991263 gene encoding beta-galactosidase 11-like, producing MLESSKVMTILFLLTFLVGSTSTVHGAQEVTYDGRSLFVDGKRDLFFSGSIHYTRSTTEMWPDLIKKAKEGGLNAIETYVFWNAHEPVYGQFNFEGNYDLVKFIKLVQSEEMYVVLRIGPFIQGEWNHGGLPYWLREVPDITFRTDDEPFKNHMERYAKMIVQKMKDEKLFAPQGGPIILAQIENEYNNIAAAFPGAANYIKWAGNMAVGLDVGVPWVMCKQNDAPGTVINTCNGRNCGDTFTGPNSPTKPSLWTENWTAQYRVFGDPPSQRSAEDLSYSVARFFSKNGSLVNYYMYHGGTNFGRTGAAFVMTRYYDEGPLDEYGLLKEPKWGHLRDLHAALKLCRKGLLWGSNSLQKFAPGFEARLYEIPENSICVAFLTNTNTKLDGTVKFKGADYFLPRHSISILPDCKTVVYNTQQVNAQHNSRTFNPSKDANTNNNWEMYQEVIPTSKGVKSKGPLELYNMTKDTTDYLWYTTIFNLNEDLPFRHDIRPVIQVSSLGHVMHTFVNGEYIGTAHGTKIEKSFVFQKPADLKSGGNRIAILGLTVGMPDSGAYLEHRVAGLHSVVIQGLNAGALDLSQSLWKHKVGLTGETLGIFQEDKLNKVKWVEAKSDTPVTWYKKYFDGPSGKDPVALDLSSMGKGMVWINGQSIGRYWVNYLSPLGKPSQYMYHVPRSFLKPKGNLMVVLEEQGGKPEDIKVLLVKRDNICTVVSQNYPAPIDSWSREDNGQIKMVGNNKAEANLKCAGDKKVIRSVVFASFGNPDGACGNFTVGNCHSTNVKKVVEQACLGKPSCALPVSAEVYGIDGGCPKSTNTLAVQAKCARTSDN